From a single Gammaproteobacteria bacterium genomic region:
- a CDS encoding NAD(P)-binding protein: MGSSSGQSGAVHVVGAGLAGLSAAVSLAADGRQVTIYEAAAQAGGRCRSYEDARLGCRIDNGNHLLLSGNTATRRYLNATGAGNALIGPARASFPFLDVRTGRRWSFRPGAGTIPWWIFDKRRRVPGAPAWRYLSALRFAFAGPESTVRQTVGNSGVLFERLWEPLAVAALNTSANTGAARLLWPVLRETFARGEAGCRPLVARDGLSEAFVEPALRMLRENGAGVRFKTRLQAIGYRNGRARELRFGDETTALKEDDSVVLAVPPAAAAALVPGLTVPEQSNPIVNVHFLLSRPADLAPELPFLGLIGGTAQWLFVRGHIASVTVSAGSDLVHETAEVLAERTWHDVATALELDPKVLPGYRVVKEKRATIAQTPSQVRRRPATECGYRNLFLAGDWIDTGLPATIESAIRSGESAARNVCAGGPLKA; the protein is encoded by the coding sequence ATGGGATCTTCTAGCGGCCAATCGGGCGCGGTTCATGTTGTCGGTGCTGGACTAGCCGGACTTTCAGCGGCAGTTTCCCTGGCGGCCGACGGACGGCAAGTCACGATATACGAGGCCGCCGCACAGGCCGGCGGACGCTGCCGTTCCTATGAGGACGCCCGGCTTGGATGCCGGATCGACAACGGCAACCACCTGCTGCTCAGCGGCAACACGGCAACCCGACGTTATCTGAACGCGACCGGCGCCGGCAACGCCCTGATCGGGCCTGCCCGGGCCTCTTTCCCCTTTCTCGACGTTCGCACCGGCCGGCGGTGGTCCTTTCGGCCGGGCGCCGGAACAATCCCGTGGTGGATCTTCGACAAAAGGCGGCGGGTACCGGGTGCGCCCGCCTGGCGTTATCTTTCGGCGCTTCGGTTCGCTTTCGCCGGACCGGAAAGCACCGTTCGGCAAACGGTGGGAAACAGCGGTGTTCTGTTCGAGCGACTGTGGGAACCGCTGGCGGTCGCGGCGTTGAATACGTCCGCCAATACGGGAGCCGCGCGCCTGCTGTGGCCGGTATTGCGCGAAACCTTCGCCAGGGGCGAGGCAGGCTGCCGGCCTCTCGTGGCAAGGGACGGCCTGTCCGAGGCGTTCGTGGAACCCGCACTTCGCATGTTGCGGGAAAACGGCGCGGGCGTTCGGTTCAAGACGCGGTTGCAGGCGATCGGCTACCGGAACGGCCGCGCGCGCGAACTGCGCTTCGGCGACGAAACAACCGCACTCAAGGAAGACGACAGCGTCGTTCTGGCGGTGCCGCCGGCGGCGGCAGCAGCGCTGGTCCCGGGATTGACCGTACCCGAGCAAAGCAATCCCATCGTCAACGTCCATTTTCTGCTGTCGCGCCCGGCAGATCTCGCACCGGAACTTCCGTTTCTCGGCCTGATCGGCGGAACAGCCCAGTGGCTCTTCGTTCGCGGCCATATTGCTTCCGTAACGGTAAGCGCCGGCAGCGACCTGGTGCACGAAACCGCCGAGGTGCTTGCCGAAAGGACCTGGCACGACGTGGCGACGGCGCTGGAGCTTGATCCGAAGGTCCTGCCCGGCTACCGCGTGGTCAAGGAGAAACGGGCCACGATTGCGCAAACGCCCTCGCAGGTCCGGCGCCGGCCCGCCACGGAATGCGGCTACCGGAACCTTTTCCTGGCCGGAGACTGGATCGACACGGGGCTGCCGGCCACCATCGAAAGCGCCATCCGCTCCGGCGAAAGCGCAGCCCGCAACGTGTGCGCAGGAGGCCCCCTCAAGGCTTGA
- the hpnD gene encoding presqualene diphosphate synthase HpnD (HpnD is found regularly in a locus responsible for the biosynthesis of squalene from farnesyl diphosphate, and is now recognized to function as a presqualene diphosphate synthase (EC 2.5.1.103).), with translation MTRPADPVLENVSPAAHANRVVRQSGTSFYWAMRLLPEERRQAMYAVYAFCREVDDIADSPGESADKLRALDGWRNEIDLLYRGRPERLTSQALLEPVDRFDLPQEEFQAIIDGMEIDAAPRVRIRSVDGLLDYCRKVAGAVGMLSIRVFGMPQKPGPRIAVALGNALQLTNILRDVKSDAARNRLYIPSETLQKYSVDERSLSRIIVHPSFAGACLEVSRLARRYYLETEWLLKGLRRGLMRPAVIMMETYQETLNLLETRGWKKIADPVSLKSWRKIWLALRHGIF, from the coding sequence ATGACTAGGCCTGCCGACCCGGTTCTGGAAAACGTATCGCCTGCGGCGCACGCAAATCGCGTGGTCAGGCAGTCGGGAACTTCGTTCTACTGGGCCATGAGGTTGCTACCGGAGGAACGGCGACAGGCCATGTACGCAGTCTATGCGTTTTGCCGCGAGGTCGACGACATCGCCGATTCGCCCGGCGAATCAGCGGACAAGTTGCGGGCGCTCGACGGTTGGCGGAATGAAATAGACCTGCTCTACAGGGGACGACCCGAGCGCCTTACTTCGCAGGCCCTGCTGGAACCGGTCGATCGATTCGACCTGCCGCAAGAGGAGTTTCAGGCCATTATCGATGGCATGGAAATCGATGCGGCTCCCCGGGTGCGCATACGGTCGGTGGACGGCCTGCTCGACTATTGCCGGAAAGTCGCGGGCGCCGTGGGCATGCTCTCGATCCGGGTCTTCGGCATGCCTCAGAAGCCGGGCCCGCGAATTGCCGTGGCCCTCGGCAACGCCTTGCAGCTCACCAATATCCTGCGGGACGTGAAGTCGGACGCGGCCAGGAATCGTCTCTACATTCCTTCGGAAACGCTGCAGAAATACAGCGTGGACGAAAGATCGCTGTCGCGCATCATCGTTCATCCGTCCTTCGCCGGCGCCTGCCTGGAGGTGTCTAGACTCGCCCGGCGCTACTATCTCGAAACCGAGTGGCTTCTGAAGGGCCTGCGGCGGGGCCTGATGCGCCCTGCCGTAATCATGATGGAAACCTACCAGGAAACTCTGAATCTGCTCGAAACACGCGGCTGGAAGAAGATTGCCGATCCGGTGTCGCTCAAGAGTTGGCGAAAGATCTGGCTGGCGCTGCGGCATGGGATCTTCTAG
- the hpnC gene encoding squalene synthase HpnC: MHRVSAVERPSGKGAGDENFPVGSWLLPARLRGHIASFYAYARAIDDIADDPDLEPQEKIGRLDRFARAVAGNGSGDPALQKAHDIRRSLRETGVTHRHCVDLTRAFKQDATQLRYDDWDDLIGYCNFSAAPVGRYLVDLHGQPASAYPASDALCNALQVLNHLQDCADDYRALNRVYLPQRWMNEAGGRVEDLTGTRSTPALRQVMDRCLDATGELLVLARTLPGQLRNLRFGMEAAAIVAIADKLCAELRRRDPLAERVELSKVQYMGCFLAGVGRLLGDRILRRSREETNDG; the protein is encoded by the coding sequence CTGCATCGGGTCTCCGCCGTTGAGCGTCCCTCGGGCAAGGGTGCGGGGGACGAGAACTTTCCGGTCGGCTCGTGGCTGCTGCCCGCACGGCTGCGCGGGCATATTGCGTCCTTTTATGCCTACGCGCGCGCGATCGACGATATCGCCGACGATCCCGACCTTGAGCCGCAGGAAAAAATTGGGCGCTTGGACCGGTTCGCGCGGGCCGTGGCGGGAAACGGCAGCGGCGACCCCGCTTTGCAGAAGGCGCACGATATCCGCCGCAGCCTCAGGGAGACCGGAGTCACGCACCGGCATTGCGTTGACCTGACGCGCGCGTTCAAGCAGGACGCAACCCAGTTGCGCTACGACGACTGGGACGATCTGATCGGCTATTGCAATTTCTCGGCGGCCCCCGTGGGGCGCTACCTGGTGGACCTGCACGGTCAGCCGGCCAGCGCGTACCCCGCGTCCGACGCCCTCTGCAACGCGTTGCAGGTGCTCAATCATCTGCAGGATTGCGCGGACGACTACAGAGCCCTGAACCGGGTATACCTGCCGCAGCGCTGGATGAACGAAGCCGGCGGCAGGGTTGAAGATCTCACCGGAACGCGCTCCACGCCGGCCTTGAGACAGGTAATGGATCGGTGCCTGGATGCGACCGGCGAACTGCTGGTGCTGGCCAGGACGCTGCCCGGGCAACTTCGCAACCTTCGTTTCGGCATGGAAGCAGCGGCGATCGTGGCCATCGCCGACAAGCTTTGCGCCGAACTGCGCCGCCGCGACCCGCTGGCGGAACGGGTGGAGCTCAGCAAGGTGCAATATATGGGCTGTTTCCTGGCCGGTGTCGGACGCCTGCTGGGCGACAGAATCCTGCGGCGCTCTCGCGAGGAGACGAACGATGGCTGA
- a CDS encoding sulfite oxidase: MRRERGIHEFFAEDPKRADRELWGRGLGRQTRRALLANIGAMSAVLGARIVHARHMPLGLIPAQLANSREPFHIEGKDGLTVLNDRPLSAETPPHLLNDDVTPSERLFVRNNGLPPDEATLNRTWSLTVSGESVLRPLRYTIGGLKRRFAQVRRQLVLECAGNGRVGYDPPVPGTQWTLGTVGCPEWNGVLLRDVLADCGIARDAEYVAYWGADTHLAGPDAGVPISRGVPIAKALRRDAMIAWGMNGQPLHPMNGSPLRLVFGGWPGSTSGKWLTGISVRNIVHDGPKMGGHSYRMPCEPVEPGAVVAAEDMCIIGAMPVKSLITDPPSGIRHPFGHLLNVHGHAWAGDRTVRSLWVSIDFGRRWRRATLWPPSNQGAWANWDFAASFPSRGYYEVWARAVDERDRSQPMIVPGWNPKGYLNNACHRIAVHVV; this comes from the coding sequence ATGAGGCGTGAGCGGGGGATTCACGAGTTTTTCGCGGAGGATCCGAAACGGGCCGACCGCGAACTCTGGGGGCGAGGTTTGGGACGGCAAACGCGCCGTGCCCTGCTTGCCAACATCGGCGCCATGTCCGCGGTACTCGGCGCACGGATCGTCCATGCCCGGCACATGCCGCTGGGCCTCATTCCCGCGCAGCTGGCCAATTCCAGGGAACCGTTCCATATCGAAGGCAAGGATGGGCTAACGGTGCTGAACGATCGGCCGCTGAGCGCCGAGACGCCCCCTCACCTGCTGAACGACGACGTAACGCCGTCCGAGCGCCTGTTCGTCCGCAACAATGGCCTGCCGCCTGATGAGGCCACGCTAAACCGGACGTGGTCACTTACCGTCTCAGGCGAGTCGGTGCTGCGCCCGCTCCGCTACACCATCGGGGGCCTGAAGCGCAGATTTGCCCAAGTACGCCGGCAGCTCGTCCTGGAGTGCGCCGGCAATGGCAGGGTGGGATACGACCCGCCGGTTCCGGGAACTCAGTGGACTCTGGGCACCGTCGGTTGCCCCGAGTGGAACGGCGTGCTGTTGCGAGATGTTCTGGCGGACTGCGGCATCGCCCGGGACGCGGAGTACGTTGCGTACTGGGGAGCCGATACCCACCTGGCGGGCCCGGATGCAGGCGTGCCGATTTCGCGGGGCGTGCCGATTGCCAAGGCCCTTCGGCGGGACGCCATGATCGCCTGGGGCATGAACGGCCAACCTCTGCACCCGATGAACGGCAGCCCCTTGCGTCTCGTGTTCGGTGGCTGGCCGGGATCAACCTCGGGCAAATGGCTGACCGGAATCTCGGTCCGGAACATAGTCCACGACGGCCCCAAGATGGGTGGCCACTCCTATCGCATGCCGTGCGAACCGGTGGAGCCGGGCGCCGTAGTGGCCGCCGAGGACATGTGCATCATCGGGGCGATGCCGGTCAAGTCTCTGATCACCGATCCGCCGAGCGGCATACGGCACCCCTTTGGCCATCTGCTGAACGTCCACGGACATGCATGGGCCGGCGATCGCACCGTGCGCAGTTTGTGGGTGTCCATCGATTTTGGGCGCAGATGGCGCCGCGCCACACTCTGGCCCCCGTCCAATCAAGGCGCCTGGGCGAATTGGGATTTTGCCGCAAGCTTTCCGTCCCGCGGCTACTATGAGGTCTGGGCGCGCGCCGTTGACGAAAGGGACCGTTCGCAGCCGATGATCGTGCCCGGCTGGAACCCGAAGGGATACCTCAATAACGCCTGCCACCGCATCGCGGTGCATGTCGTGTAG
- a CDS encoding Zn-dependent exopeptidase M28, whose translation MPNMLKKATNASIALLLVSFAVFAQPSIGPDDDSMHADLARIVGLENEKRAETFLRIFRERGFEPEIGEFQNPARFRNSPAVGRNLIVTLGEGDRDIVVGAHYDAIRMLDGDISDGAVDNGASSVVLTRVAESLRQHALKHRIRVVLFDLEEIGLIGSRAYVQSEDASRIAAMVNVDVIAGDGVIMFGPTSHEGNEVVYRSLRLVCAVQAISCMDFPEYPPSDDRPFQAAGIPNVSIAMIGAASSHEFWLFLNALGQSGLRRDFVPDLFRVIHTRNDTIERVDSMAMTRVHDAVVALVVELDGAL comes from the coding sequence ATGCCAAACATGCTCAAGAAAGCGACTAACGCAAGCATCGCTTTGCTACTGGTCTCGTTCGCCGTGTTTGCCCAGCCGTCGATTGGTCCGGACGACGACAGCATGCATGCCGACCTGGCGCGCATCGTCGGCCTTGAGAACGAAAAGCGGGCGGAAACGTTCCTTCGAATTTTCCGGGAGCGTGGTTTCGAACCGGAGATAGGGGAATTCCAAAATCCGGCCCGGTTTCGAAATTCGCCGGCGGTCGGACGAAACCTGATCGTTACCCTTGGCGAGGGAGACCGCGATATCGTGGTGGGTGCGCACTACGACGCGATCCGGATGCTGGACGGCGATATTTCGGATGGCGCCGTGGACAACGGTGCGTCCTCGGTCGTGCTGACCCGGGTGGCCGAGTCCCTGCGACAGCATGCGCTGAAGCACCGAATCCGGGTCGTTCTATTCGACCTGGAGGAGATCGGGCTCATCGGATCCCGCGCCTATGTGCAAAGCGAGGACGCAAGCCGAATCGCGGCCATGGTCAATGTGGACGTGATCGCCGGCGACGGCGTCATCATGTTCGGGCCGACTTCGCACGAGGGCAACGAGGTGGTTTACCGCAGTCTGCGCCTTGTGTGTGCCGTCCAGGCAATATCATGTATGGATTTCCCCGAATATCCGCCGAGCGACGATCGCCCCTTCCAGGCTGCCGGAATCCCGAACGTCTCGATCGCGATGATCGGAGCCGCCTCGTCGCATGAATTCTGGCTGTTTCTGAATGCGCTGGGGCAATCCGGATTGCGGCGGGACTTCGTTCCCGATCTCTTTCGGGTCATTCACACCAGGAACGACACGATCGAACGCGTCGATTCAATGGCCATGACACGGGTCCACGACGCGGTCGTCGCCCTGGTGGTCGAACTGGACGGGGCTCTCTGA
- a CDS encoding class I SAM-dependent methyltransferase: MRNNSDHAMFPEATHDEQSAQSFVKTLRVFTTNNFHAGNTAILADNPLSRRPNGSCPSRKELREALEDEPHNKWWSSMMRTTQEVLYDTVGPSIERQLPELIDRANSFRGTLGSLTLDDSVEMPPYLAAVDVHCKPGSYQQEMSEDDVFAGAEFDRTYRLYSMGRLGPNLDGMGRTLVAWLKDHFSDAGPRRILDMGCTVGHSTLAYCDHFPDAEIHAIDVAATCLRYGHARAVAMGKEVHFSQQNAEHTNFDDGSFDLIVSTALLHETSRKAIRAIHKECNRLLAPGGLMIHMDNIVPDKALEKYYCDWMARYNNEPYMGALQDEDMVAICVEAGFDRDKIQLGEGIPRFRDKCLAENRAYGNLMVCARK, encoded by the coding sequence ATGCGCAACAATTCGGACCACGCCATGTTTCCGGAAGCCACCCACGACGAGCAGTCGGCTCAGAGTTTCGTCAAGACCCTGAGGGTGTTCACCACCAACAACTTTCATGCCGGCAACACCGCGATCCTTGCCGACAATCCCCTGTCCCGGCGCCCGAACGGCTCCTGTCCCTCGCGCAAGGAGCTGCGCGAGGCCCTGGAAGACGAGCCCCACAACAAGTGGTGGAGCTCCATGATGCGGACCACGCAGGAAGTGCTCTACGACACCGTCGGCCCCAGCATCGAACGGCAGCTGCCTGAGCTCATCGACAGGGCGAATTCCTTCAGAGGCACGCTCGGATCGCTGACCCTGGACGACAGCGTCGAAATGCCGCCCTACCTCGCGGCCGTGGACGTTCACTGCAAACCCGGCAGTTACCAGCAGGAAATGAGCGAAGACGATGTCTTTGCCGGGGCCGAGTTCGACCGCACCTACCGCCTCTATTCCATGGGCCGCCTGGGCCCCAACCTGGACGGCATGGGCCGGACGCTGGTTGCCTGGCTGAAGGACCATTTCAGCGATGCGGGTCCGCGGCGGATCCTCGATATGGGCTGCACGGTAGGCCACTCCACCCTGGCTTACTGCGATCACTTCCCCGATGCGGAAATCCACGCGATCGACGTGGCGGCCACCTGCCTTCGCTATGGCCATGCCCGCGCCGTCGCCATGGGCAAGGAAGTCCATTTCTCCCAACAGAACGCGGAGCACACCAACTTCGACGACGGGAGTTTCGATCTAATCGTGTCTACCGCCCTGCTGCACGAAACCTCGCGCAAGGCGATCCGGGCTATCCACAAGGAGTGCAATCGCCTGCTGGCGCCCGGCGGCCTGATGATCCACATGGACAACATCGTGCCGGACAAGGCTCTTGAAAAGTACTATTGCGACTGGATGGCTCGGTACAACAACGAGCCCTACATGGGCGCGCTTCAGGACGAGGATATGGTCGCGATCTGTGTTGAGGCGGGGTTCGACCGGGACAAGATCCAGCTGGGCGAAGGGATTCCCCGGTTCCGGGACAAATGCCTGGCGGAGAACAGGGCTTACGGAAACCTGATGGTCTGCGCCCGGAAGTAG
- a CDS encoding bile acid:sodium symporter family protein: MGFVTDVVLPLALAFIMLALGLGLTFDDFVRVARRPRDFAVGALSQIIVLPGVAFLLASVWPMAPELALGLMIIAAAPGGVTSNLLTSFARGDVALSISLTAVISLLSVITVPLIVVFAYGHFIGEQAMQDVTVADTAISVFLIVTVPVAVGLLIRRYAERIALRIEPSARTVSAVLFVLVLAGAIYQEVDNLATYYAQAGLATLALNLLMMVIAYTLARWLATGAKQRTAIAIECGLQNGTLAIAIAVLLFGGGLATVPAATYSLTMFATALIYVAILRRTHRTGA, encoded by the coding sequence ATGGGATTTGTGACTGATGTCGTTCTGCCGCTGGCGCTCGCTTTCATCATGCTGGCGCTTGGGCTGGGGCTTACCTTCGATGACTTCGTCCGGGTGGCGCGCCGCCCGCGGGATTTCGCGGTCGGCGCACTGTCGCAGATCATCGTTCTGCCCGGAGTCGCCTTCCTCCTTGCCAGCGTCTGGCCCATGGCGCCGGAACTCGCCCTGGGGCTGATGATCATTGCCGCCGCCCCGGGCGGCGTGACCTCCAACCTCCTGACGTCATTTGCTCGCGGGGACGTCGCGTTATCGATCTCGCTGACTGCGGTGATCAGCCTTCTGAGCGTGATCACGGTCCCGCTGATCGTCGTCTTCGCCTATGGCCACTTCATCGGCGAGCAGGCGATGCAGGATGTCACAGTGGCGGACACGGCGATCAGCGTTTTCCTGATCGTCACCGTTCCGGTTGCGGTCGGCCTGCTTATCCGTCGTTACGCCGAGCGTATTGCCCTGCGGATCGAACCGTCGGCCCGCACCGTGTCCGCCGTACTGTTCGTGCTGGTGCTCGCGGGAGCCATCTATCAGGAAGTCGACAATCTCGCCACCTATTACGCCCAGGCCGGATTGGCCACTCTGGCCCTCAACCTGCTGATGATGGTGATTGCCTACACGCTGGCGCGGTGGCTCGCCACCGGAGCGAAACAAAGAACGGCCATCGCGATCGAATGCGGGCTGCAGAACGGGACGCTGGCCATCGCGATAGCCGTGCTTTTGTTCGGCGGCGGGCTTGCGACGGTGCCTGCCGCAACCTACAGCCTGACCATGTTCGCTACCGCGCTGATTTATGTCGCCATACTGCGGCGCACCCACCGCACAGGCGCCTGA
- a CDS encoding 1,2-phenylacetyl-CoA epoxidase subunit B, with translation MKLPLYEVFVRSKRGLDHRHVGSLHAEDGAQALKLARDCYTRRGEGVSIWVVRSSDIVASQEEDAASFFDPSDDKPYRHATFYRLPPEVKNL, from the coding sequence ATGAAACTCCCTCTTTACGAAGTGTTCGTGCGCTCCAAACGCGGCCTGGATCACAGGCATGTGGGCAGCCTGCATGCCGAGGACGGCGCCCAGGCGCTGAAACTCGCGCGCGACTGCTACACCCGCCGTGGCGAGGGCGTGAGCATCTGGGTGGTCAGGTCCAGCGACATCGTGGCCTCGCAGGAGGAGGACGCGGCCAGCTTCTTCGACCCGTCCGACGACAAGCCTTACCGTCACGCGACTTTTTACCGCCTTCCACCGGAGGTGAAGAACCTGTGA
- the paaC gene encoding phenylacetate-CoA oxygenase subunit PaaC yields MTPPRKALAEFVLALGDDSLVLGQRLSEWCGKAPFLEEDIAIANVALDYLGRAEKFYRYVSELEGGHRGVDDIAFLRDSRAYRNLLIFELPVGDFARTMARQLMVDAFHLPYLNRLSRSTDARIGAIAAEAAKESRYHLKRSREWVLRLGGGTVESHGRIQRAFDALWGYGPEMFEMDRHEKALLESGVSVDRSALKAKWQASMTSILVEAGLKVSDQEWSIVGGRDGVHTEHHGYLLAEMQYMQRAYPGLAW; encoded by the coding sequence GTGACCCCTCCCCGGAAAGCGCTTGCGGAATTCGTGCTGGCGCTGGGCGACGACTCCCTGGTGCTGGGCCAGCGCCTGTCGGAATGGTGCGGCAAAGCGCCATTTCTGGAAGAGGACATCGCGATCGCCAACGTTGCGCTGGACTACCTCGGCCGGGCCGAAAAGTTCTACCGCTACGTCTCCGAACTTGAGGGCGGGCACCGCGGCGTCGACGATATCGCCTTCCTGCGGGACAGCCGCGCCTACCGCAACCTGCTGATCTTCGAACTTCCGGTAGGGGACTTCGCCCGCACCATGGCCCGGCAGCTTATGGTGGACGCTTTTCACCTGCCTTACCTCAATCGCCTGAGCCGTTCCACCGACGCGCGTATTGGCGCGATTGCGGCCGAAGCGGCCAAGGAAAGCCGTTACCACCTCAAGCGAAGCCGCGAGTGGGTGCTGCGGCTGGGCGGCGGGACCGTCGAAAGCCACGGCAGGATTCAGCGCGCTTTCGACGCCTTGTGGGGCTACGGCCCCGAGATGTTCGAAATGGACCGCCACGAGAAGGCCCTGCTCGAAAGCGGCGTGTCGGTGGACCGTTCCGCGCTGAAAGCAAAATGGCAGGCTTCGATGACAAGCATTCTGGTCGAGGCAGGGCTGAAGGTTTCCGACCAGGAGTGGTCGATTGTCGGCGGGCGCGACGGCGTGCATACCGAACATCACGGTTATCTTCTCGCCGAGATGCAGTACATGCAGCGCGCGTATCCCGGCCTGGCCTGGTAA
- a CDS encoding 2Fe-2S iron-sulfur cluster binding domain-containing protein: MFIYLSFWASTQVCNAPIEDARTAVEKHLARAQQYAGQVSDVTVTVAGRSSRFELSTDGESILDGALRNGADLPFSCKGGVCATCRARLLEGEVELDINHALGEKELEEGLILTCQAHPITDRVVLDFDQP; this comes from the coding sequence ATCTTCATTTATCTCTCCTTTTGGGCGTCAACCCAGGTATGTAATGCCCCAATTGAAGACGCGCGAACCGCGGTGGAGAAGCACCTGGCCCGCGCGCAGCAATACGCCGGGCAGGTCAGTGATGTCACCGTCACCGTGGCCGGCCGTTCATCGCGGTTCGAACTCTCCACCGACGGGGAGAGCATCCTCGACGGTGCGCTGCGCAACGGCGCCGACCTGCCGTTCTCCTGCAAGGGCGGCGTATGTGCCACCTGCCGGGCGCGCCTGCTGGAAGGCGAGGTGGAGCTGGACATCAACCACGCGCTCGGCGAGAAGGAACTGGAGGAAGGCCTGATCCTCACCTGTCAGGCCCATCCCATCACCGACCGCGTCGTCCTGGACTTCGATCAGCCATGA
- a CDS encoding RNA polymerase sigma factor, protein MRRSSNPRNHNIVELGSRERPARRQLVEQLFAQHGRALRVFLRGRSVRREEIEDVVQEVFARLMGVRGLEEKMTAETGSNRAYLLSMASGLITDRWRKQRVRTAYAFAQGEIDSERVDERTPERVVAAQLELEAIRAVILSLPLNWRVALLLQRLRNMSYEQIALHMGVSVRQVERYLYRAARRLHKARRNTETTGEHSC, encoded by the coding sequence TTGCGCCGATCGAGTAACCCCCGGAATCACAACATCGTCGAGCTGGGCTCGCGCGAGCGGCCTGCCCGCCGGCAGCTGGTCGAACAGTTGTTTGCGCAGCACGGCCGGGCCTTGCGCGTGTTTCTGCGGGGACGGTCGGTGCGTCGGGAGGAGATCGAGGACGTCGTGCAGGAGGTCTTTGCACGACTGATGGGCGTCCGGGGGCTGGAAGAGAAAATGACCGCCGAGACGGGAAGCAATCGCGCCTATCTGCTGAGCATGGCCAGCGGCCTGATCACCGACCGCTGGCGCAAGCAGCGGGTGCGGACAGCCTACGCCTTCGCGCAAGGGGAAATTGACTCCGAACGAGTGGATGAGCGCACCCCCGAACGGGTGGTGGCGGCGCAGCTGGAGCTGGAAGCGATCCGGGCCGTCATCCTGAGCCTGCCGCTGAACTGGCGCGTGGCGCTGCTGCTGCAGCGCTTGCGCAATATGAGCTATGAGCAGATCGCCCTGCACATGGGCGTCTCGGTACGCCAGGTCGAGCGCTACCTCTACCGGGCCGCGAGACGGCTCCACAAGGCGCGGCGGAACACTGAAACGACGGGAGAACACTCGTGCTGA
- a CDS encoding DUF4974 domain-containing protein encodes MLKNLQEIMGGDVAHALVRLWSDELSEAEAMAVHSRRRSDPEYREELDELLAVFDGVARFAGDRGMEAIATDYGRLLQQRRRNRRLALGLVAGIVVAIGAVLAFVWPWRVPDESHLHKYFTRIGEQQTIELADGSVITLNTGGQLVVDYSGPERRVLLERGEAYFEVVDDSQRPFTVDLGTHAVTVIGTAFDVRKDPGRYQVAVIEGAVTFHEATADLSASPPPVTMRGPGPRRVEAGWVAEFDVSRNELTAFQPESMDRYRDWRSGLLSFSYEPLSQVVQELNRYSRRKILIEDASVMDLSVYTVVRVTEIDGALQSLEQVLPIEVTRYYDRIVISASTGNDR; translated from the coding sequence GTGCTGAAGAACCTGCAGGAGATTATGGGCGGCGATGTCGCACATGCGCTGGTAAGGCTTTGGTCGGATGAACTCTCGGAGGCCGAGGCCATGGCGGTCCACAGCCGGAGGCGGAGCGATCCGGAGTACCGCGAGGAACTGGACGAGTTGCTGGCGGTCTTCGATGGGGTCGCGCGATTTGCCGGCGATCGCGGGATGGAAGCGATCGCCACCGACTACGGGCGCTTGTTGCAGCAGCGTCGAAGGAACCGGCGTCTCGCGCTCGGCCTGGTCGCCGGGATAGTGGTCGCCATCGGCGCGGTACTGGCGTTTGTCTGGCCGTGGCGCGTGCCGGACGAAAGCCACCTGCACAAGTACTTCACCCGCATCGGCGAGCAGCAGACCATCGAACTGGCCGATGGCAGTGTGATCACGCTCAATACCGGCGGCCAGTTGGTGGTGGACTACAGCGGGCCGGAGCGCCGGGTCCTGCTGGAGCGCGGCGAAGCCTATTTCGAGGTGGTGGACGACTCCCAGCGTCCCTTCACTGTGGACCTGGGCACGCATGCCGTCACCGTGATCGGCACCGCTTTCGACGTGCGCAAGGATCCGGGCCGCTACCAGGTGGCGGTGATCGAGGGCGCGGTTACGTTTCACGAGGCTACGGCCGATCTGTCCGCATCGCCCCCGCCGGTCACGATGCGCGGACCCGGCCCGCGGCGCGTGGAGGCCGGCTGGGTCGCCGAGTTTGACGTAAGCCGAAACGAGCTGACGGCGTTTCAGCCGGAGTCCATGGACCGCTACCGCGATTGGCGCAGCGGCCTGCTCAGCTTTTCCTACGAGCCCCTGTCTCAGGTGGTGCAGGAGCTGAATCGCTATTCGCGCAGAAAGATCCTGATCGAGGACGCGTCGGTCATGGATCTAAGTGTCTACACGGTCGTCCGTGTGACCGAGATTGATGGCGCGTTGCAAAGCCTGGAACAGGTTCTGCCGATCGAAGTCACGCGGTACTACGACCGGATCGTGATCAGTGCGTCCACGGGGAACGACAGGTGA